The following coding sequences lie in one Carassius carassius chromosome 1, fCarCar2.1, whole genome shotgun sequence genomic window:
- the LOC132150779 gene encoding putative nuclease HARBI1 translates to MAHNLWFADDVMERAMRRKRVFRDRSNLLEIYNNEDFISRFRLPKEAILSLTDEFAEVLSPATSRSHSIPAVLQVCTALRFYATGSFLNTVGDTVGLSKASVSRVVYRISRALSNKIPQFPNQMAKLNKLKRGFFSIPRFPNVVGAIDGTHVRIQAPPAHEHLFVNRKGHHSLNIQAVCDSDLRFLNCVARWPGSLHDSRILQNSQLCLAFEQGIIDGVLLGDSGYPLKPWLLTPFLNPTTLAQRNYNTAHCSTRNTVERAFGVLKRRFHCLHGELQMAPDRVCNIICATVVLHNIARDLRLPEPEGEDIRDDNLSELEDREDLEEQNGTGRYVRQMYVDRIFNV, encoded by the exons atggctcataattTGTGGTTTGCTGACGACGTTATGGAGAGAGCTATGAGAAGGAAAAGGGTTTTTAGGGACCGCAGTAACCTACTGGAAATTTATAATAATGAGGACTTCATCAGTCGGTTTCGTTTGCCCAAAGAAGCTATACTGAGTCTGACAGATGAATTTGCTGAAGTACTGAGCCCTGCCACTTCAAGAAGCCACAGTATCCCAGCAGTGCTACAGGTTTGCACTGCTTTGAGATTTTATGCTACAGGAAGTTTTCTGAATACTGTTGGTGACACAGTGGGTCTCAGCAAAGCTTCTGTGTCACGGGTGGTATACAGGATATCAAGGGCACTTTCAAATAAGATCCCTCAGTTCCCAAACCAAATGGCTAAGCTGAACAAACTCAAAAGAGGGTTCTTCAGCATACCAAGATTTCCCAATGTTGTTGGAGCAATTGATGGGACACATGTCAGAATCCAGGCTCCACCTGCTCATGAACATTTGTTTGTCAATAGAAAAGGACATCACAGCCTAAACATTCAGGCTGTTTGTGATTCTGATCTCCGGTTCCTCAACTGTGTGGCCCGCTGGCCTGGATCACTTCATGACTCTCGAATTCTGCAAAATTCTCAACTCTGTCTAGCATTTGAGCAAGGCATTATCGATGGGGTCCTGTTGGGGGACTCGGGCTACCCTCTAAAACCTTGGCTCCTTACTCCCTTCCTGAATCCTACTACACTTGCACAGAGAAACTACAACACAGCACACTGTTCAACTCGTAACACTGTAGAGCGGGCATTTGGTGTACTGAAGAGGCGTTTTCATTGTCTACATGGGGAATTGCAAATGGCACCTGACAGAGTGTGTAACATCATCTGTGCGACTGTAGTGCTGCATAACATAGCGAG GGATCTCCGGCTACCTGAGCCTGAAGGTGAGGATATCAGAGATGACAATCTCAGTGAACTGGAGGACAGAGAAGATTTAGAGGAGCAGAATGGAACTGGTCGATATGTGCGTCAGATGTACGTTGACAGGATTTTCAATgtctga